The Daucus carota subsp. sativus chromosome 2, DH1 v3.0, whole genome shotgun sequence genome includes a window with the following:
- the LOC108209363 gene encoding putative recombination initiation defects 3, giving the protein MKMKMNKACDLSSISVLPPPQARRTNAVANNGAESSVFGRSQAASQLRSQQQSQQSFSQGVSSQPNMFSQLTQNQNSPDDIAINDQRFGSQEREITTKRLSSLPPISHTREESQNQISRSSTNFLRKWHAPDQRNQINEELEYRIGMMETSLSRFGMILDSIQSDIMQVNKGRKELALEMESIRQKLNASDNTLQLMNKGQDDVKVNLDRAVNTICDQLGQYGYQESSHDMISLLTALPEKIELCTQKLKNDICKSFSKEMQGMACSQQILNQKLISAVHLSKDMDYRVSPPERPSNKNPLSRLPESKTVLSSSVQASQVKVQKDSAAVKIEMGTWKSVKSKQATFTDRNSVKAQKQRGTSPTEVERVSRINIESDEEMSRDFFYFLEDKETGTGNFSMQDAREESERILRKARRRKRKHSNTIIIN; this is encoded by the exons atgaagatgaagatgaataaAGCTTGCGATCTCAGCTCTATCTCTGTTCTTCCTCCTCCTCAAGCCAG GCGAACAAATGCTGTTGCGAATAATGGAGCCGAGTCTTCGGTTTTCGGAAGGAGTCAGGCAGCTTCGCAGCTTCGATCGCAGCAGCAATCGCAGCAGTCGTTTTCTCAAGGAGTTTCGTCTCAGCCTAATATGTTCTCGCAGCTCACTCAGAATCAGAATTCGCCTGATGACATTGCGATCAATGATCAG AGATTTGGTTCCCAAGAGCGAGAGATTACAACAAAAAGGTTGTCTTCATTGCCACCAATTAGCCACACACGAGAAGAGAgtcaaaatcaaatttcaagatCCTCCACAAATTTTCTCCGCAAATGGCATGCTCCAGATCAGAGGA ATCAGATCAATGAAGAGCTTGAATACAGGATTGGGATGATGGAGACGTCATTGAGCAGATTTGGGATGATATTGGACTCCATTCAAAGTGATATTATGCAAGTGAACAAAGGAAGAAAGGAACTGGCACTGGAGA TGGAAAGCATTCGGCAGAAGTTGAATGCTAGCGACAATACATTGCAATTAATG AACAAGGGGCAAGATGATGTCAAAGTTAACCTCGACAGGGCTGTGAACACAATTTGTGACCAGCTCGGCCAATATGGATATCAAGAAAGTTCACATGATATGATCTCTTTGCTCACAGCTTTACCTGAGAAGATTGAATTGTGTACGCAAAAGTTAAAAAATGATATCTGTAAGAGTTTCAGCAAAGAAATGCAG GGAATGGCTTGCAGCCAACAGATACTTAATCAAAAGCTCATTTCCGCCGTCCATCTGTCAAAG GATATGGATTATCGTGTTTCCCCACCAGAAAGGCCATCAAACAAGAA TCCCCTCTCTAGACTGCCAGAGTCTAAAACAGTACTCAGTAGTTCTGTGCAAGCATCGCAAGTTAAGGTTCAAAAAGATTCTGCAGCAGTAAAGATTGAAATGGGTACCTGGAAGTCCGTAAAATCTAAACAAGCTACTTTTACTGACAGAAATTCTGTTAAGGCACAGAAACAGAGAGGAACCTCTCCCACTGAAGTG GAAAGGGTTTCCAGGATTAACATTGAATCAGATGAGGAGATGAGCAGAGATTTTTTCTACTTCCTTGAGGATAAGGAAACAG GCACCGGCAATTTTTCAATGCAAGACGCCCGAGAAGAGAGTGAAAGGATTCTTAGAAAAGCAaggagaagaaaaagaaagcaCAGCAACACTATCATTATAAACTGA
- the LOC108209608 gene encoding signal peptide peptidase-like 4: protein MELKRAWFALVFVVGLLSSSQVFAGDIVHQDDVAPKKPGCENNFVLVKVPTWIDGQEEDEFVGVGARFGPTLESKERKASQTRVAFADPPDCCSKPKNKLTGEVILVHRGNCSFTFKANVAEAAGASAILIINNHTELFKMVCEANETYIEIGIPAVMLPQDAGASLVESIKNNHNVSVQLYSPQRPLVDVAEVFLWLMAVGTILCASYWSAWSAREEAHEQEKLLKDSSDDFVSMEGEGNNFSGVVDITTTSAILFVVVASCFLVLLYKLMSYWFIEILVVLFCIGGVEGLQTCLVALLSCFRWFVHAGESFVKVPLLGAVSYLTVGVFPFCIAFAVVWAVFRQVSFAWIGQDILGIALIITVLQIIRVPNLKVGTVLLSCAFLYDIFWVFVSKWWFHESVMIVVARGDNSGEDGIPMLLKIPRMFDPWGGYSIIGFGDIILPGLLVAFSLRFDWLSKRKMRNGYFIWAMVAYGLGLLVTYVALNLMDGHGQPALLYIVPFMLGTLLTMGKKRGDLENLWTKGGPERRCPHVHQESHQ from the exons ATGGAGCTCAAGAGAGCTTGGTTTGCTTTAGTTTTTGTGGTGGGTTTATTGTCTTCTTCACAGGTGTTTGCTGGTGATATTGTTCATCAAGATGATGTGGCTCCAAAGAAGCCTGGTTGTGAGAACAATTTTGTTCTG GTAAAAGTACCCACATGGATTGATGGTCAAGAAGAAGATGAGTTTGTCGGTGTTGGTGCTCGATTTGGTCCCACCTTAGAATCAAAGGAGAGGAAAGCAAGCCAGACTAGAGTTGCATTTGCCGACCCTCCTGATTGTTGCAGTAAACCTAAGAATAAG CTTACAGGTGAAGTCATTCTTGTACATCGAGGTAACTGCAGTTTCACATTCAAGGCTAATGTTGCTGAAGCTGCTGGTGCATCAGCTATCCTCATCATAAACAACCATACCG AACTTTTTAAAATGGTGTGTGAAGCCAATGAAACTTATATTGAGATTGGCATTCCTGCTGTTATGCTCCCACAAGATGCTGGAGCAAGCCTGGTAGAAAGTATTAAGAATAACCATAATG TTTCCGTGCAGCTTTATTCTCCACAGCGCCCACTGGTTGATGTGGCTGAAGTATTTTTATGGCTAATGGCTGTTGGCACGATCTTATGTGCATCTTATTGGTCTGCATGGAGTGCCAGAGAAGAAGCCCATGAGCAGGAAAAGCTGCTAAAG GATTCTTCAGATGACTTTGTTAGCATGGAGGGGGAAGGGAACAATTTCAGTGGTGTGGTTGATATTACCACAACATCAGCAATTCTGTTTGTTGTGGTTGCATCCTGCTTCTTGGTtttgctttacaaattaatgtCGTATTGGTTCATCGAGATTTTAGTGGTTCTCTTTTGCATTGGTGGTGTGGAG GGTCTGCAAACTTGTTTGGTGGCATTGTTATCATG TTTCAGATGGTTTGTACATGCCGGAGAATCGTTTGTCAAAGTACCCTTGCTGGGAGCTGTCTCATATTTGACAGTTGGTGTTTTTCCATTCTGCATAGCTTTTGCTGTTGTGTGGGCAGTTTTCCGCCAAGTTTCCTTTGCTTGGATAGGTCAAGATATCCTT GGTATTGCACTGATCATAACAGTCCTTCAAATTATTCGAGTGCCTAATCTGAAG GTCGGAACAGTCCTTCTCAGTTGTGCATTCTTGTACGACATTTTCTGGGTGTTTGTTTCCAAGTGGTGGTTCCATGAGAGTGTTATGATAGTA GTAGCTCGTGGTGATAATAGTGGAGAAGATGGCATCCCGATGCTTCTGAAGATTCCACGGATGTTTGATCCCTGGGGCGGCTACAGTATCATTGGGTTTGGTGATATTATTCTACCAGGACTGCTGGTAGCATTTTCTTTAAG GTTTGATTGGCTATCCAAAAGAAAAATGCGCAATGGATACTTTATTTGGGCGATGGTGGCTTATGGTTTAG GACTCCTTGTAACTTATGTTGCACTGAACCTGATGGACGGACATGGTCAACCAGCTTTGCTTTACATTGTACCATTCATGCTTG GTACACTGCTGACCATGGGGAAAAAAAGGGGTGACCTCGAGAACTTATGGACCAAAGGAGGACCGGAGAGGCGGTGCCCACATGTCCATCAAGAGTCCCACCAGTAA
- the LOC108209362 gene encoding U-box domain-containing protein 33 isoform X2: MTLTSLYHAVSHSMIRVPDIALKGLMDSRGDIVEEIAVGEEEMVYVSVSKNVKESESTLKWAVRNFHGKKLCILHVHQPSKKKPSMGTKYSFSRLKDHQARTYHDTERQHMQSVLETYGLICERAGVWAETLHIEMDSIEKGIVELISMNNIRRLVMGAAADKLYSKKMIELKSKKAIYVCQKAPMSCHIWFVCNGNLIYTRRGDLDKASGKVFSPPPPLPSNCHVQSSSPRQSSGQEWRCSELAISASQFPKVRSAISSQDASGGTTPSSSLNNERNLYAWDNISRSDSADSFVSPRSSIEVVENSSLLKFSRPERSRNGIEFRAILNCDEGLYNSSPPSAQEEIASDKLYDELEKTMAEAENSRQKAFEETIKCRKAEKRATEAILRAKASESSFTEELKQKKELEEALASGKEEIEKLKPKLDEIMKELQFALEQKSSLEFQIRDSNETVQELEQKIFSAVHLLQRYKKERDELLVERDNAVGLAEGLKKNPVEDTSIARVTQFYTEFSLSEIEAATHGFNPSLKIGEGGYGNIYAGILRHTQVAVKVPHSNSLQGPLEFEQEVNVLSTLRHPNLVTLIGACSEARILVYEYLPNGSLEDRLNCKENTPPLSWQTRVRIAAELCSVLVFLHSCKPRSIIHGDLKPSNILLDTNHVSKLSDFGTCSLISRDELSSNNTTICCRPDYAKGTFPYIDPEYLSTGELTRKSDVYSFGIILLRLLTGRPALGIAKDVQSALDKGNLKDLLDCTAGDWPFVRAKQLAQLALSCCEMSRNKRPELISEVWRMLEPMKFSCGASSFKRGSEDHLQIPHFYMCPIFQEIMQDPVVAADGYTYETEAIKGWLESGNDKSPMTDRKLANDILVPNHALRSAIQEWLQKS, from the exons ATGACTTTGACAAGTCTGTATCATGCTGTTTCGCATTCAATGATAAGGGTTCCGGATATTGCGTTGAAAGGACTCATGGATAGTAGGGGGGACATTGTGGAAGAGATTGCGGTGGGGGAAGAAGAAATGGTCTATGTTTCAGTTAGCAAAAATGTCAAGGAGAGTGAATCAACTTTGAAATGGGCAGTGCGCAATTTTCATGGGAAGAAGTTGTGCATCCTCCATGTTCATCAGCCATCAAAGAAAAAGCCCTCAA TGGGTACAAAATATTCATTTAGTCGACTCAAAGATCACCAAGCCAGAACTTACCATGATACTGAGAGACAACATATGCAAAGTGTTCTGGAAACATATGGGCTGATCTGTGAACGGGCAGGG GTGTGGGCAGAAACCCTGCATATTGAAATGGACTCCATCGAGAAGGGCATTGTGGAGCTCATCTCCATGAACAATATCAGGAGGCTTGTAATGGGAGCTGCCGCAGACAAACTATATTCAAA AAAAATGATTGAGCTGAAGTCCAAGAAAGCAATATATGTTTGCCAGAAAGCGCCCATGTCCTGTCACATTTGGTTTGTCTGCAATGGAAACCTCATATACACCAG GAGAGGTGACTTAGATAAAGCTAGCGGCAAAGTGTTttctccaccacctccattaCCTTCAAACTGTCATGTACAGTCGAGCTCCCCAAGACAGAGTTCTGGTCAAGAATGGCGATGTAGTGAATTGGCCATTTCAGCCAGTCAGTTCCCCAAAGTAAGGTCAGCAATTTCTTCCCAAGATGCCAGTGGAGGGACAACTCCAAGTAGCAGCTTAAATAATGAAAGAAACTTGTATGCTTGGGATAATATTTCAAGGAGTGATTCAGCAGATTCATTTGTTTCTCCGCGTTCTTCTATTGAAGTGGTAGAAAACTCATCTCTTCTAAAATTTTCAAGACCTGAGAGGAGCCGAAATGGAATAGAGTTTCGTGCAATACTTAATTGTGACGAGGGTCTGTATAATTCATCACCTCCTAGTGCACAG GAAGAGATTGCAAGTGACAAACTCTATGACGAGCTTGAGAAAACTATGGCAGAGGCCGAAAATTCCAGGCAAAAAGCATTTGAAGAGACAATCAAGTGTAGGAAGGCTGAAAAACGTGCTACCGAAGCCATCCTCAGG GCTAAAGCTTCAGAAAGCTCATTTACTGAGGAATTGAAACAGAAGAAAGAACTTGAAGAAGCATTAGCTAGTGGGAAAGAAGAAATCGAAAAGCTGAAGCCCAAGTTAGATGAGATTATGAAGGAGTTGCAGTTTGCTCTTGAACAGAAATCATCTCTGGAGTTCCAAATCAGAGATTCTAATGAGACAGTGCAGGAGCTGGAACAAAAGATATTCTCGGCTGTTCATCTATTACAACGCTACAAGAAGGAACGGGACGAATTGCTAGTGGAGCGTGATAATGCAGTTGGTTTAGCTGAGGGACTAAAGAAAAACCCAGTAGAAGATACCTCAATTGCACGTGTGACTCAGTTTTACACTGAGTTTTCTTTATCAGAAATCGAAGCAGCCACTCACGGCTTTAACCCATCCTTGAAGATCGGAGAAGGGGGTTATGGAAATATATATGCAGGCATCCTTCGTCATACTCAAGTAGCTGTAAAAGTGCCGCACTCTAATAGCTTGCAAGGTCCTTTAGAGTTTGAACAAGAG GTCAATGTATTGAGTACGCTGAGGCATCCGAACCTTGTCACACTTATAGGAGCCTGCTCAGAAGCTCGGATCCTCGTATACGAGTATCTTCCCAATGGAAGCCTTGAGGATCGTCTCAACTGCAAGGAAAACACACCGCCACTATCTTGGCAAACTAGGGTCCGTATTGCTGCAGAGCTGTGTTCTGTACTCGTTTTTCTTCATTCTTGCAAACCCCGCAGCATTATACATGGTGATCTAAAACCATCAAATATACTCTTGGATACCAATCACGTGAGCAAATTAAGTGATTTTGGAACCTGCTCTCTGATCTCTCGAGATGAGTTGTCAAGCAACAACACAACGATATGTTGTCGACCAGATTATGCAAAGGGCACTTTTCCATATATTGACCCTGAATATCTTTCCACAGGAGAGCTTACTCGAAAGTCTGATGTCTACTCATTTGGAATTATATTGTTAAGACTATTAACCGGAAGACCAGCCTTGGGAATAGCAAAGGATGTGCAATCTGCACTAGATAAAGGGAATCTGAAAGACTTGCTGGATTGTACAGCAGGAGACTGGCCATTTGTGCGAGCTAAACAATTGGCTCAACTTGCATTGAGTTGTTGTGAGATGAGTCGTAATAAAAGGCCTGAACTGATTTCAGAAGTATGGCGAATGCTAGAACCGATGAAATTTTCTTGCGGAGCCTCATCATTCAAGCGTGGTTCGGAGGACCATTTGCAGATACCCCATTTCTATATGTGTCCAATCTTCCAG GAAATCATGCAAGATCCTGTTGTGGCAGCTGATGGATATACATATGAAACCGAGGCTATAAAAGGGTGGCTTGAGAGCGGAAATGATAAATCACCAATGACAGATCGAAAGCTTGCAAATGACATTCTCGTTCCCAACCACGCCCTTCGTTCTGCAATTCAGGAGTGGCTGCAGAAATCCTAA
- the LOC108209362 gene encoding U-box domain-containing protein 33 isoform X1, with translation MTLTSLYHAVSHSMIRVPDIALKGLMDSRGDIVEEIAVGEEEMVYVSVSKNVKESESTLKWAVRNFHGKKLCILHVHQPSKKKPSMGTKYSFSRLKDHQARTYHDTERQHMQSVLETYGLICERAGVWAETLHIEMDSIEKGIVELISMNNIRRLVMGAAADKLYSKKMIELKSKKAIYVCQKAPMSCHIWFVCNGNLIYTRRGDLDKASGKVFSPPPPLPSNCHVQSSSPRQSSGQEWRCSELAISASQFPKVRSAISSQDASGGTTPSSSLNNERNLYAWDNISRSDSADSFVSPRSSIEVVENSSLLKFSRPERSRNGIEFRAILNCDEGLYNSSPPSAQVCETYQEEIASDKLYDELEKTMAEAENSRQKAFEETIKCRKAEKRATEAILRAKASESSFTEELKQKKELEEALASGKEEIEKLKPKLDEIMKELQFALEQKSSLEFQIRDSNETVQELEQKIFSAVHLLQRYKKERDELLVERDNAVGLAEGLKKNPVEDTSIARVTQFYTEFSLSEIEAATHGFNPSLKIGEGGYGNIYAGILRHTQVAVKVPHSNSLQGPLEFEQEVNVLSTLRHPNLVTLIGACSEARILVYEYLPNGSLEDRLNCKENTPPLSWQTRVRIAAELCSVLVFLHSCKPRSIIHGDLKPSNILLDTNHVSKLSDFGTCSLISRDELSSNNTTICCRPDYAKGTFPYIDPEYLSTGELTRKSDVYSFGIILLRLLTGRPALGIAKDVQSALDKGNLKDLLDCTAGDWPFVRAKQLAQLALSCCEMSRNKRPELISEVWRMLEPMKFSCGASSFKRGSEDHLQIPHFYMCPIFQEIMQDPVVAADGYTYETEAIKGWLESGNDKSPMTDRKLANDILVPNHALRSAIQEWLQKS, from the exons ATGACTTTGACAAGTCTGTATCATGCTGTTTCGCATTCAATGATAAGGGTTCCGGATATTGCGTTGAAAGGACTCATGGATAGTAGGGGGGACATTGTGGAAGAGATTGCGGTGGGGGAAGAAGAAATGGTCTATGTTTCAGTTAGCAAAAATGTCAAGGAGAGTGAATCAACTTTGAAATGGGCAGTGCGCAATTTTCATGGGAAGAAGTTGTGCATCCTCCATGTTCATCAGCCATCAAAGAAAAAGCCCTCAA TGGGTACAAAATATTCATTTAGTCGACTCAAAGATCACCAAGCCAGAACTTACCATGATACTGAGAGACAACATATGCAAAGTGTTCTGGAAACATATGGGCTGATCTGTGAACGGGCAGGG GTGTGGGCAGAAACCCTGCATATTGAAATGGACTCCATCGAGAAGGGCATTGTGGAGCTCATCTCCATGAACAATATCAGGAGGCTTGTAATGGGAGCTGCCGCAGACAAACTATATTCAAA AAAAATGATTGAGCTGAAGTCCAAGAAAGCAATATATGTTTGCCAGAAAGCGCCCATGTCCTGTCACATTTGGTTTGTCTGCAATGGAAACCTCATATACACCAG GAGAGGTGACTTAGATAAAGCTAGCGGCAAAGTGTTttctccaccacctccattaCCTTCAAACTGTCATGTACAGTCGAGCTCCCCAAGACAGAGTTCTGGTCAAGAATGGCGATGTAGTGAATTGGCCATTTCAGCCAGTCAGTTCCCCAAAGTAAGGTCAGCAATTTCTTCCCAAGATGCCAGTGGAGGGACAACTCCAAGTAGCAGCTTAAATAATGAAAGAAACTTGTATGCTTGGGATAATATTTCAAGGAGTGATTCAGCAGATTCATTTGTTTCTCCGCGTTCTTCTATTGAAGTGGTAGAAAACTCATCTCTTCTAAAATTTTCAAGACCTGAGAGGAGCCGAAATGGAATAGAGTTTCGTGCAATACTTAATTGTGACGAGGGTCTGTATAATTCATCACCTCCTAGTGCACAG GTTTGTGAAACATATCAGGAAGAGATTGCAAGTGACAAACTCTATGACGAGCTTGAGAAAACTATGGCAGAGGCCGAAAATTCCAGGCAAAAAGCATTTGAAGAGACAATCAAGTGTAGGAAGGCTGAAAAACGTGCTACCGAAGCCATCCTCAGG GCTAAAGCTTCAGAAAGCTCATTTACTGAGGAATTGAAACAGAAGAAAGAACTTGAAGAAGCATTAGCTAGTGGGAAAGAAGAAATCGAAAAGCTGAAGCCCAAGTTAGATGAGATTATGAAGGAGTTGCAGTTTGCTCTTGAACAGAAATCATCTCTGGAGTTCCAAATCAGAGATTCTAATGAGACAGTGCAGGAGCTGGAACAAAAGATATTCTCGGCTGTTCATCTATTACAACGCTACAAGAAGGAACGGGACGAATTGCTAGTGGAGCGTGATAATGCAGTTGGTTTAGCTGAGGGACTAAAGAAAAACCCAGTAGAAGATACCTCAATTGCACGTGTGACTCAGTTTTACACTGAGTTTTCTTTATCAGAAATCGAAGCAGCCACTCACGGCTTTAACCCATCCTTGAAGATCGGAGAAGGGGGTTATGGAAATATATATGCAGGCATCCTTCGTCATACTCAAGTAGCTGTAAAAGTGCCGCACTCTAATAGCTTGCAAGGTCCTTTAGAGTTTGAACAAGAG GTCAATGTATTGAGTACGCTGAGGCATCCGAACCTTGTCACACTTATAGGAGCCTGCTCAGAAGCTCGGATCCTCGTATACGAGTATCTTCCCAATGGAAGCCTTGAGGATCGTCTCAACTGCAAGGAAAACACACCGCCACTATCTTGGCAAACTAGGGTCCGTATTGCTGCAGAGCTGTGTTCTGTACTCGTTTTTCTTCATTCTTGCAAACCCCGCAGCATTATACATGGTGATCTAAAACCATCAAATATACTCTTGGATACCAATCACGTGAGCAAATTAAGTGATTTTGGAACCTGCTCTCTGATCTCTCGAGATGAGTTGTCAAGCAACAACACAACGATATGTTGTCGACCAGATTATGCAAAGGGCACTTTTCCATATATTGACCCTGAATATCTTTCCACAGGAGAGCTTACTCGAAAGTCTGATGTCTACTCATTTGGAATTATATTGTTAAGACTATTAACCGGAAGACCAGCCTTGGGAATAGCAAAGGATGTGCAATCTGCACTAGATAAAGGGAATCTGAAAGACTTGCTGGATTGTACAGCAGGAGACTGGCCATTTGTGCGAGCTAAACAATTGGCTCAACTTGCATTGAGTTGTTGTGAGATGAGTCGTAATAAAAGGCCTGAACTGATTTCAGAAGTATGGCGAATGCTAGAACCGATGAAATTTTCTTGCGGAGCCTCATCATTCAAGCGTGGTTCGGAGGACCATTTGCAGATACCCCATTTCTATATGTGTCCAATCTTCCAG GAAATCATGCAAGATCCTGTTGTGGCAGCTGATGGATATACATATGAAACCGAGGCTATAAAAGGGTGGCTTGAGAGCGGAAATGATAAATCACCAATGACAGATCGAAAGCTTGCAAATGACATTCTCGTTCCCAACCACGCCCTTCGTTCTGCAATTCAGGAGTGGCTGCAGAAATCCTAA